A single genomic interval of Streptococcus oralis subsp. dentisani harbors:
- a CDS encoding DegV family protein, whose protein sequence is MTQVKIVTDSSVTIEPEVVKELNITVVPLSVMIDGILYSDADLKEGEFLHLMQQSKNLPKTSQPPVGVFAEVFEELGKDGSQILAIHMSHALSGTVEAARQGASLSSADVTVIDSSFTDQAMKFQVVEAAKLAQEGKDLETILAHVEDVKNHTELYIGVSTLENLVKGGRIGRVTGLISSLLNIRVVMQMKEHELQPIVKGRGSKTFKKWLDELAETLSHKSVAEIGISYAGTNEWANEMKNVLQTYVEKPISVLETGSIIQTHTGENAWAILVRYHS, encoded by the coding sequence ATGACACAAGTAAAAATTGTAACGGATTCCTCTGTTACTATTGAACCAGAAGTAGTTAAAGAATTAAATATCACCGTTGTTCCTTTATCTGTGATGATTGATGGTATCCTTTATTCTGATGCAGATTTGAAAGAGGGAGAATTCCTTCATCTTATGCAACAAAGTAAAAACCTACCCAAAACCAGTCAGCCTCCAGTGGGAGTATTTGCTGAAGTTTTTGAAGAGCTAGGTAAAGATGGTAGCCAGATTCTCGCTATTCACATGTCCCATGCACTATCTGGTACTGTTGAAGCTGCTCGCCAAGGAGCAAGCCTCTCTAGCGCTGATGTGACCGTTATTGATAGTTCTTTTACAGACCAAGCGATGAAGTTTCAAGTTGTTGAAGCTGCTAAACTTGCCCAAGAAGGAAAAGATTTGGAAACTATCCTAGCTCATGTAGAAGACGTCAAGAATCATACGGAACTCTATATCGGCGTTTCAACATTAGAAAACCTAGTTAAGGGTGGACGTATTGGGCGTGTGACAGGCTTGATCAGTTCTCTGCTAAATATTCGTGTCGTCATGCAAATGAAGGAGCATGAACTGCAACCTATCGTAAAAGGGCGTGGTTCGAAAACTTTCAAAAAATGGCTTGACGAGTTGGCTGAGACCCTTTCTCATAAATCGGTTGCAGAGATTGGAATTTCCTACGCTGGTACCAATGAATGGGCAAATGAGATGAAGAATGTTTTACAAACTTATGTTGAAAAACCGATATCAGTACTGGAAACAGGCTCTATCATTCAAACCCACACAGGTGAAAATGCGTGGGCTATCTTAGTTCGATATCATTCCTAA
- the dnaX gene encoding DNA polymerase III subunit gamma/tau — MYQALYRKYRSQTFSQLVGQEVVAKTLKQAVEQEKISHAYLFSGPRGTGKTSVAKIFAKAMNCPNQVDGEPCNNCYICQAVTEGSLEDVIEMDAASNNGVDEIREIRDKSTYAPSLARYKVYIIDEVHMLSTGAFNALLKTLEEPTQNVVFILATTELHKIPATILSRVQCFEFKSIRAQDIKEHIQAILSKENISSEPEAVEIIARRAEGGMRDALSILDQALSLTQGNSLTTAISEEITGTISLSALDDYVAALAQQDVPKALDSLNLLFENGKSMTRFVTDLLQYLRDLLVVQTGGENTHHSPVFMDNLALSQESLFEMIRLATVSLADMKASLQPKIYAEMMTIRLAEIKPESAVSGAVESEISALRQEVARLKQELAIVGTAPKQVAPVPSRPATSKTVYRVDRNKVQSILQEAVENPDLARQNLIRLQNAWGEVIESLAGPDKALLVGSQPVAANEHHAILAFESNFNAGQTMKRDNLNTMFGNILSQAAGFSPEILAISLEEWKEVRAAFSAKNKSSQTNQEVEEESLIPEGFEFLADKVMVEED, encoded by the coding sequence ATGTATCAAGCACTTTATCGAAAATATAGAAGCCAAACTTTTTCACAACTAGTAGGTCAAGAAGTTGTGGCTAAAACCCTAAAACAAGCGGTTGAGCAGGAAAAGATTAGTCATGCTTATCTTTTTTCAGGCCCTCGTGGAACTGGTAAAACCAGTGTAGCCAAGATTTTTGCCAAGGCAATGAACTGTCCGAACCAAGTGGACGGGGAACCATGTAATAACTGTTATATCTGTCAGGCAGTGACAGAAGGTAGCCTAGAAGATGTTATCGAAATGGATGCGGCTTCGAATAATGGTGTTGATGAAATTCGTGAAATTCGTGACAAATCGACCTATGCTCCTAGCTTGGCTCGTTATAAGGTCTACATTATCGACGAGGTTCATATGCTGTCTACGGGAGCCTTTAATGCGCTTTTGAAGACGCTAGAAGAGCCAACTCAGAATGTTGTCTTTATTTTGGCAACCACTGAATTGCATAAGATTCCAGCAACTATTTTATCCCGTGTTCAATGTTTTGAGTTTAAATCGATTCGAGCGCAAGATATTAAGGAGCATATCCAAGCTATTTTGTCAAAAGAGAATATCAGTTCTGAACCAGAGGCTGTGGAGATCATTGCTAGACGGGCTGAAGGTGGGATGCGGGATGCCTTGTCTATTCTGGATCAAGCCTTGAGTTTGACGCAAGGGAATTCTTTAACGACAGCTATTTCTGAGGAGATTACAGGCACTATTAGTCTTTCGGCTCTAGATGACTATGTGGCCGCCTTGGCTCAACAGGATGTCCCAAAAGCGCTCGATTCTTTGAATCTTTTGTTTGAAAATGGCAAGAGCATGACTCGTTTTGTGACGGATCTCTTGCAGTATTTGCGGGATCTATTAGTTGTTCAGACAGGTGGAGAAAATACTCATCATAGTCCAGTTTTTATGGACAATCTAGCTCTTTCTCAGGAAAGTCTCTTTGAAATGATTCGTCTAGCGACAGTTAGTTTAGCAGATATGAAGGCCAGTTTGCAACCTAAGATTTACGCTGAAATGATGACCATTCGTTTAGCAGAAATTAAGCCTGAATCTGCGGTTTCGGGAGCTGTTGAAAGTGAAATTTCTGCATTGAGACAGGAAGTCGCCCGTCTCAAACAAGAGCTTGCTATTGTAGGCACAGCTCCTAAACAAGTTGCGCCAGTCCCTAGTCGTCCAGCCACTTCCAAGACTGTCTATCGAGTGGATCGCAACAAAGTTCAGTCTATTCTGCAAGAAGCTGTTGAAAATCCTGATTTGGCACGACAAAACTTGATTCGCCTTCAGAATGCGTGGGGAGAAGTGATTGAAAGTTTAGCTGGACCAGATAAGGCTCTTCTCGTAGGTTCTCAACCAGTTGCGGCCAATGAACACCATGCTATTTTAGCCTTTGAGTCTAATTTCAATGCTGGTCAAACCATGAAAAGGGACAATCTCAATACCATGTTCGGCAATATTCTCAGCCAGGCAGCTGGATTTTCACCTGAGATTCTGGCTATTTCCCTAGAGGAATGGAAAGAGGTTCGAGCAGCATTTTCAGCTAAAAACAAGTCTTCTCAAACCAATCAAGAGGTGGAAGAAGAGAGCCTAATTCCAGAAGGATTTGAATTTCTGGCTGATAAAGTCATGGTTGAAGAAGACTAA
- the sufD gene encoding Fe-S cluster assembly protein SufD produces MTKETIKLFSEMHAEPSWLADLRQKAFDKIESLELPVIERVKFHRWNLGDGTITESEPSANVPDFTALDNHLKLVQVGTQTVFEQIPVELAEQGVVFTDFHSALEEIPELIEEFFMSSVKYDDDKLAAYHTAYFNSGAVLYIPDNVEIAEPIEGIFYQDSDSDVPFNKHILIIAGKNSKISYLERLESRGGGSAKATANITVEVIARSGAQVKFSAIDRLGENVTVYISRRGKLSNDASIDWAIGVMNEGNVVADFDSDLIGNGSHADLKVVALSSGRQVQGIDTRVTNYGCNSIGNILQHGVILEKATLTFNGIGHIIKGAKGADAQQESRVLMLSDQARSDANPILLIDENDVTAGHAASIGQVDPEDMYYLMSRSLDKATAERLVVRGFLGSVIVEIPVKEVRDEMIATIEEKLSKR; encoded by the coding sequence ATGACTAAAGAAACTATTAAACTTTTTTCAGAAATGCACGCTGAACCAAGCTGGTTAGCTGACCTCCGTCAAAAAGCTTTTGATAAGATTGAGAGTTTGGAATTACCAGTTATCGAGCGTGTGAAATTTCACCGTTGGAATCTGGGAGATGGTACGATTACAGAAAGCGAACCATCAGCAAATGTTCCAGATTTTACAGCTCTAGACAATCACTTGAAATTGGTTCAAGTAGGCACTCAAACAGTTTTTGAACAAATTCCAGTTGAGTTGGCAGAACAAGGTGTTGTTTTTACAGACTTCCACTCAGCTTTAGAAGAAATTCCAGAGCTTATTGAGGAGTTCTTCATGTCATCAGTCAAATACGACGATGACAAGTTGGCGGCCTACCACACAGCTTACTTTAACAGTGGAGCTGTCCTCTACATTCCTGATAACGTTGAGATTGCTGAACCAATCGAAGGGATTTTCTACCAAGATAGCGATAGCGATGTACCATTTAACAAGCATATCCTTATCATTGCTGGTAAGAACAGTAAAATTAGCTATCTTGAACGTTTAGAGTCACGTGGCGGAGGTAGTGCCAAAGCAACTGCCAATATTACTGTAGAAGTCATCGCTCGCTCTGGCGCACAAGTGAAATTTTCAGCTATCGACCGTCTTGGTGAAAATGTTACTGTCTACATTAGCCGTCGTGGTAAGTTGAGCAACGATGCAAGTATTGACTGGGCGATTGGTGTCATGAACGAAGGGAATGTCGTTGCGGACTTTGATAGCGACTTGATTGGGAATGGTAGCCATGCTGACCTTAAAGTCGTGGCTCTTTCAAGTGGCCGTCAGGTGCAAGGGATTGACACTCGCGTAACCAACTATGGTTGCAACTCTATCGGAAATATTCTCCAACATGGGGTTATTCTTGAAAAAGCAACTTTGACCTTCAACGGTATCGGTCACATCATCAAGGGAGCTAAGGGAGCAGATGCCCAACAAGAAAGTCGTGTTCTCATGCTTTCAGACCAAGCTCGTTCAGATGCCAACCCAATTCTTTTGATTGATGAAAATGACGTTACTGCAGGTCACGCGGCTTCTATCGGTCAGGTAGATCCAGAAGACATGTACTACCTCATGAGCCGTAGCTTGGACAAAGCAACTGCAGAGCGTTTGGTTGTTCGTGGTTTCCTAGGCTCTGTTATCGTGGAGATTCCAGTCAAGGAAGTTCGTGATGAAATGATTGCAACTATCGAAGAAAAATTGTCTAAACGCTAA
- the sufU gene encoding Fe-S cluster assembly sulfur transfer protein SufU: MALSKLDSLYMAVVTDHSKNPHHQGKLEDAEQISLNNPTCGDVINLSVKFDAENRLEDIAFLNSGCTISTASASMMTDAVLGKTKQEILELATIFSEMVQGQKDDRQDQLGDAAFLSGVAKFPQRIKCATLAWNALKKTIENQEDK, translated from the coding sequence ATGGCACTTTCTAAACTAGATAGCCTTTATATGGCAGTGGTAACGGACCATTCGAAAAATCCACATCACCAAGGGAAGCTGGAAGATGCTGAGCAGATTAGTCTCAATAATCCAACCTGTGGGGATGTCATCAACCTATCTGTCAAGTTTGATGCAGAAAATCGTTTGGAAGATATTGCTTTTCTAAATTCAGGATGCACGATTTCAACTGCCTCTGCTAGTATGATGACAGATGCCGTTTTAGGGAAGACCAAGCAAGAAATTTTAGAACTTGCGACCATTTTTTCTGAAATGGTTCAAGGACAAAAAGATGACCGCCAAGATCAACTAGGCGATGCAGCCTTCTTGTCAGGTGTTGCCAAATTCCCTCAACGAATCAAGTGTGCAACCCTAGCTTGGAACGCTCTTAAGAAGACAATTGAAAATCAAGAAGATAAATAA
- the sufC gene encoding Fe-S cluster assembly ATPase SufC, translated as MSVLEIKDLHVEIEGKEILKGVNLTLKTGEIAAIMGPNGTGKSTLSAAIMGNPNYEVTKGEVLFDGVNILELEVDERARMGLFLAMQYPSEIPGITNAEFLRAAMNAGKEDDEKISVREFITKLDEKMELLNMKEEMAERYLNEGFSGGEKKRNEILQLLMLEPTFALLDEIDSGLDIDALKVVSKGVNAMRGEGFGAMIITHYQRLLNYITPDVVHVMMEGRVVLSGGPELAARLEREGYAKLAEELGYDYKEEL; from the coding sequence ATGTCAGTATTAGAGATCAAAGATCTTCACGTTGAGATTGAAGGAAAAGAAATTTTGAAAGGAGTCAATCTGACTCTGAAAACAGGAGAAATCGCAGCTATCATGGGACCAAATGGTACTGGTAAATCGACTCTTTCAGCCGCTATCATGGGGAACCCTAACTATGAAGTTACCAAAGGTGAAGTCTTGTTTGATGGTGTAAATATCCTTGAGCTGGAAGTAGATGAGCGTGCGCGTATGGGACTTTTCCTTGCTATGCAATACCCATCTGAAATTCCTGGAATTACCAACGCTGAATTTCTTCGTGCAGCTATGAATGCTGGTAAAGAAGATGATGAAAAGATTTCAGTTCGTGAGTTCATCACTAAACTAGACGAGAAAATGGAATTGCTAAATATGAAAGAAGAAATGGCAGAGCGTTACCTCAACGAAGGCTTCTCTGGTGGTGAGAAAAAACGTAATGAAATTCTTCAACTCCTGATGTTGGAACCAACTTTTGCCCTTTTGGATGAGATTGACTCAGGTCTTGATATTGATGCCCTTAAAGTCGTATCGAAAGGTGTGAATGCTATGCGTGGTGAAGGCTTTGGTGCCATGATCATTACTCACTACCAACGTCTCTTGAACTACATCACACCAGACGTGGTACACGTGATGATGGAAGGTCGTGTTGTCCTTTCTGGTGGTCCAGAATTGGCAGCGCGTTTGGAACGTGAAGGATACGCAAAACTAGCTGAAGAACTTGGCTATGACTACAAGGAAGAATTGTAA
- the sufB gene encoding Fe-S cluster assembly protein SufB → MAEERVEPKPIDLGEYKFGFHDDVEPVLSTGKGLNEGVIRELSAAKGEPEWMLEFRLKSYETFKKMPMQTWGADLSEIDFDDLIYYQKPSDKPARSWDDVPEKIKETFERIGIPEAERAYLAGASAQYESEVVYHNMKEEFEKLGIIFTDTDSALKEYPDLFKQYFAKLVPPTDNKLAALNSAVWSGGTFIYVPKGVKVDIPLQTYFRINNENTGQFERTLIIVDEGASVHYVEGCTAPTYSSNSLHAAIVEIFALDGAYMRYTTIQNWSDNVYNLVTKRAKALKDATVEWIDGNLGAKTTMKYPSVYLDGEGARGTMLSIAFANVGQHQDTGAKMIHNAPHTSSSIVSKSIAKGGGKVDYRGQVTFNKNSKKSVSHIECDTIIMDDLSASDTIPFNEIHNSQVALEHEAKVSKISEEQLYYLMSRGLSESEATEMIVMGFVEPFTKELPMEYAVELNRLISYEMEGSVG, encoded by the coding sequence ATGGCTGAAGAAAGAGTAGAACCAAAACCAATTGATCTTGGTGAATATAAATTTGGTTTCCATGATGATGTAGAGCCTGTCCTATCGACAGGAAAAGGACTCAACGAAGGTGTTATTCGTGAACTATCAGCTGCCAAGGGTGAACCTGAGTGGATGCTAGAATTCCGTTTGAAATCTTATGAAACCTTCAAGAAAATGCCTATGCAAACATGGGGAGCAGACTTGTCAGAGATTGACTTTGATGATTTGATCTACTACCAAAAACCATCTGACAAACCAGCCCGTTCTTGGGATGATGTACCTGAAAAGATTAAAGAAACCTTTGAACGTATCGGGATTCCAGAAGCTGAACGTGCTTATCTAGCAGGAGCCTCTGCCCAGTACGAGTCGGAAGTGGTTTATCATAACATGAAAGAAGAATTTGAGAAGTTAGGTATTATCTTTACAGATACGGATTCTGCCCTCAAGGAATACCCAGACTTGTTTAAACAATACTTTGCTAAGTTGGTACCGCCGACTGATAACAAGTTGGCAGCCCTTAACTCAGCAGTATGGTCTGGTGGAACCTTTATCTATGTACCAAAAGGAGTCAAGGTAGACATTCCGCTTCAAACTTATTTCCGTATCAACAACGAAAATACAGGTCAGTTCGAACGTACCTTGATTATCGTTGACGAGGGAGCAAGTGTCCACTACGTAGAAGGATGTACAGCGCCAACTTATTCAAGCAATAGCTTACATGCGGCCATTGTAGAAATCTTTGCCTTGGACGGAGCTTATATGCGTTATACAACCATCCAAAACTGGTCTGATAATGTCTATAACTTGGTAACAAAACGTGCTAAAGCTTTGAAAGATGCGACTGTTGAGTGGATTGATGGTAACTTGGGTGCCAAAACAACCATGAAATACCCATCTGTTTACCTAGATGGAGAAGGGGCGCGTGGTACCATGCTTTCGATTGCTTTTGCCAATGTTGGTCAACACCAGGATACTGGTGCTAAGATGATCCACAACGCTCCACATACAAGCTCGTCTATCGTTTCTAAATCCATCGCTAAAGGTGGAGGAAAGGTTGACTACCGTGGACAAGTGACCTTTAACAAGAACTCTAAGAAATCTGTTTCTCACATCGAGTGTGATACGATTATCATGGATGACTTATCAGCGTCAGATACTATTCCATTTAATGAAATTCACAACTCGCAAGTTGCTTTGGAACACGAAGCCAAGGTATCTAAGATTTCAGAGGAACAACTCTACTACCTCATGAGTCGTGGTTTGTCAGAATCTGAGGCTACTGAGATGATCGTTATGGGATTTGTAGAGCCCTTCACCAAAGAACTACCAATGGAATACGCAGTTGAGCTGAACCGCTTGATTAGCTATGAAATGGAAGGGTCTGTTGGGTAA
- a CDS encoding cysteine desulfurase, which translates to MLDVEVIRKDFPILDQIVNDEPLVYLDNAATTQKPLAVLEAINRYYEQDNANVHRGVHTLAERATASYEAARETIRKFINAGSTKEVLFTRGTTTSLNWVARYAEEVLTEGDQVLISVMEHHSNIIPWQEACRKTGAELVYVYLKDGALDMDDLRSKLTDKVKFVSLVHASNVLGVVNPIKEITQLAHQVGAIMVVDGAQSTPHMKIDVQDLDVDFFAFSGHKMAGPTGIGVLYGKEKYLEQMSPVEFGGEMIDFVYEQSASWKELPWKFEAGTPNMAGAIGLAAAVDYLENLGMDAIEAHEQELISYVFPKLQAIEGLTIYGSQDLAQRSGVIAFNLGDLHPHDLATALDYEGVAVRAGHHCAQPLLQYLEVPATARASFYIYNTKADCDKLIDALQKTKEFFNGTF; encoded by the coding sequence ATGTTAGATGTAGAAGTGATTCGCAAGGATTTTCCAATTTTAGACCAGATTGTCAACGATGAACCGTTGGTCTATTTGGACAATGCTGCGACGACACAAAAACCATTAGCAGTTCTGGAAGCCATTAACCGCTACTATGAGCAGGACAATGCCAATGTTCACCGTGGTGTCCATACCTTGGCAGAACGAGCAACAGCATCCTATGAAGCCGCTCGTGAAACCATTCGTAAGTTTATCAATGCAGGATCTACAAAGGAAGTTCTCTTTACCAGAGGAACGACAACTAGCCTTAACTGGGTAGCACGTTATGCTGAGGAAGTTTTGACTGAGGGAGACCAGGTCTTGATTTCCGTCATGGAACACCATTCCAATATCATTCCTTGGCAGGAAGCCTGTCGCAAGACTGGAGCGGAGCTTGTCTATGTCTATCTCAAGGATGGAGCCCTGGATATGGATGATTTGCGTTCCAAATTGACTGACAAGGTCAAGTTTGTTTCGCTAGTCCATGCCTCAAATGTCCTTGGCGTGGTCAATCCAATCAAAGAAATTACTCAATTGGCCCACCAAGTTGGAGCCATCATGGTGGTGGATGGAGCTCAATCTACGCCGCATATGAAGATTGATGTTCAGGACTTGGATGTGGACTTCTTTGCCTTTTCAGGTCACAAGATGGCTGGTCCGACTGGTATCGGTGTTCTTTACGGCAAAGAAAAGTACCTAGAGCAAATGTCACCAGTAGAATTTGGCGGTGAAATGATTGATTTCGTTTATGAGCAATCTGCTAGTTGGAAGGAATTGCCTTGGAAATTTGAGGCTGGAACGCCAAATATGGCAGGTGCTATCGGACTTGCTGCAGCAGTGGATTATCTTGAAAATCTTGGTATGGATGCGATTGAAGCCCATGAACAGGAATTAATCTCATACGTATTTCCAAAACTGCAGGCCATTGAAGGATTGACTATTTATGGTTCTCAGGACTTGGCTCAACGTTCAGGTGTTATTGCCTTTAACTTAGGAGATCTTCATCCTCACGATCTTGCGACGGCTCTGGATTATGAAGGAGTAGCAGTTCGTGCAGGTCACCACTGTGCGCAACCCTTGCTTCAGTATTTGGAAGTCCCTGCAACAGCTCGTGCAAGTTTTTATATCTACAATACCAAGGCAGATTGCGACAAGTTGATCGATGCCCTACAAAAGACAAAGGAGTTTTTCAATGGCACTTTCTAA
- a CDS encoding DUF3272 family protein, producing MNRKQFIIIALFTAAETYFFNESLMTGRYVMAAFWAILLFRNFRLSYLMGKIVDAIDQHLNRKD from the coding sequence ATGAATAGAAAACAATTTATCATAATAGCGTTATTCACGGCTGCTGAGACCTATTTTTTCAATGAATCTTTGATGACTGGTCGCTATGTTATGGCAGCTTTTTGGGCGATTCTACTCTTTCGAAACTTTAGGTTAAGTTACCTGATGGGGAAAATCGTAGATGCTATTGATCAACACTTAAACCGCAAGGATTAG
- a CDS encoding YitT family protein: MIRKVQPIVTIILGAAIYAFGLTYFVVPHHLFEGGATGITLITFYLFKIPVSVMNLLINIPLFILAWKIFGPKTLYSSLLGTISLSIWLAVFERIPLQFDLQGDLIIVSLVSGVLLGVGLGIIFNAGGTTGGSDIVARILNKYTNISIGKLLFSLDFIILMLILIIFQDLRLVTYTLLFDFIIARVIDLIGEGGYAGKGFMIITQFPDRLAEKINDELGRGVTFISGQGYYSKKDLKIIYCIVGRNEIVKMKDVIHQVDPQAFITITEAHEILGEGFTYVKD, from the coding sequence ATGATCCGAAAAGTTCAGCCTATTGTCACTATCATACTTGGGGCAGCTATTTATGCCTTTGGTCTTACCTATTTTGTAGTTCCTCATCATTTGTTTGAAGGCGGAGCAACTGGTATCACATTGATTACCTTCTATCTCTTTAAAATTCCTGTCTCAGTGATGAATCTCTTGATTAACATCCCTCTCTTTATCCTCGCTTGGAAGATATTTGGTCCGAAAACTCTCTACTCCAGCCTTTTGGGAACCATTTCCCTCTCGATCTGGCTTGCTGTCTTTGAACGAATTCCTTTACAATTTGACTTGCAAGGTGATCTCATTATTGTCTCTTTAGTTTCTGGTGTTTTACTGGGAGTTGGTTTAGGTATTATCTTTAATGCTGGTGGTACAACAGGTGGATCAGATATTGTTGCTCGCATCCTCAACAAATACACCAATATTTCAATTGGAAAATTGCTTTTCTCGCTTGATTTCATTATTCTAATGTTGATTTTGATTATCTTCCAAGATTTGCGCCTAGTGACTTATACCCTCTTATTTGACTTTATCATCGCTCGTGTTATCGACTTGATCGGTGAAGGAGGTTATGCTGGTAAAGGATTTATGATTATAACTCAATTTCCAGATCGGTTAGCCGAAAAAATTAACGATGAACTCGGACGCGGCGTAACCTTTATATCTGGTCAAGGTTACTACAGCAAAAAGGATTTAAAAATTATCTACTGTATCGTCGGTCGAAATGAAATCGTTAAAATGAAGGATGTGATTCACCAAGTCGATCCTCAAGCCTTTATCACCATCACAGAGGCTCATGAAATTCTGGGGGAAGGATTTACTTATGTAAAAGATTAA
- a CDS encoding APC family permease, with product MNIFRTKDVSLGRTEMHRHLKLWDLILLGIGAMVGTGIFTITGTAAATLAGPSLVVSIVISALCVSLSALFFAEFASRVPATGGAYSYLYAILGELPAWIAGWLTIMEFMTAVSGVASGWAAYFKGLLSNYCISMPQALNGTFNPEQGTYIDLLPILVLALVTGLVLLNSKAALRFNSLLVVLKFSALALFILVGIWYIKPENWSNFAPFGFGQLYGGSTGVMAGASLMFFGFLGFESISMAVDEIQSPQKNIPRGIVLSLTIVTILYALVTIVLTGIVHYSKLNVDDAVAFSLRSIGIGWAANYVSLVAILTLITVCISMTYALSRMIYSLARDGLLPQSFKQLSKTSRVPKNATILTGVASAIAAGVFPLASIAAFLNICTLAYLILLAYGIIKLRKDKGMPKEGEFKTPLVPLLPILSILICLSFMLQYTKETWIAFGLALLVGLVIYFTYGYRHSTLSEEE from the coding sequence ATGAATATTTTTAGAACCAAGGATGTTAGTCTGGGACGAACGGAAATGCATCGCCATTTGAAATTATGGGATTTGATTCTATTAGGGATCGGTGCCATGGTAGGGACGGGGATTTTCACCATTACAGGAACAGCGGCAGCTACACTAGCTGGTCCATCACTAGTGGTTTCCATCGTGATTTCTGCCCTGTGTGTTTCTCTATCAGCTCTCTTTTTTGCAGAATTTGCCTCGCGTGTGCCTGCAACTGGTGGCGCTTATAGTTATCTCTATGCGATTTTAGGAGAATTACCAGCATGGATTGCTGGTTGGTTGACCATCATGGAATTTATGACAGCTGTTTCAGGTGTGGCGTCTGGTTGGGCAGCTTACTTTAAGGGCTTACTCAGTAATTATTGTATTTCCATGCCCCAAGCCTTGAATGGCACCTTTAACCCTGAACAAGGCACCTATATCGACCTTTTACCTATTTTGGTGCTTGCTTTGGTAACAGGATTGGTTTTATTAAATTCCAAGGCAGCCTTACGCTTTAATTCGCTTTTAGTAGTTTTGAAATTCTCTGCTCTTGCCTTATTTATCCTAGTTGGTATTTGGTACATCAAGCCAGAAAATTGGTCGAATTTTGCTCCTTTTGGTTTTGGTCAGCTTTATGGAGGAAGTACCGGGGTTATGGCAGGAGCCTCTTTGATGTTCTTCGGTTTTCTCGGTTTTGAGTCGATTTCCATGGCAGTTGATGAAATTCAAAGTCCGCAAAAAAATATTCCTCGCGGAATTGTGCTTTCTCTGACAATTGTCACCATTCTCTATGCCTTGGTAACAATAGTATTGACTGGGATTGTTCACTATAGCAAACTCAATGTGGACGATGCAGTGGCCTTTTCATTGCGTAGTATCGGAATTGGCTGGGCAGCCAACTACGTTTCATTGGTGGCCATTCTAACCCTGATAACCGTATGTATTTCCATGACCTACGCTCTGTCTCGGATGATTTATAGCTTAGCACGTGATGGACTTTTACCTCAAAGCTTCAAACAATTAAGCAAGACCAGTCGCGTTCCTAAAAATGCGACCATCTTAACAGGAGTTGCTTCAGCCATTGCAGCAGGAGTCTTTCCGCTAGCCAGTATCGCTGCCTTTTTAAATATCTGTACGCTAGCTTATCTCATTTTGCTAGCCTACGGTATTATCAAGCTCAGAAAGGATAAGGGCATGCCAAAAGAAGGAGAATTCAAAACTCCTTTAGTGCCGCTTTTGCCAATCCTTTCCATTCTTATCTGTCTTTCCTTTATGCTTCAGTATACCAAGGAAACATGGATTGCCTTTGGACTTGCTTTGTTGGTTGGACTAGTGATTTACTTTACTTATGGCTATCGTCACTCTACACTTTCTGAAGAAGAATAA
- a CDS encoding GAF domain-containing protein — translation MLDSEKQSQYQLLNEELSYLLEGESNVLANLSNASALLKSRFPNTVFAGFYLFDGSELVLGPFQGGVSCIRIPLGKGVCGEAAEFQETVLVGDVSTYPNYISCDSMAKSEIVVPMLENGRLLGVLDLDSSLIDDYNAIDRDYLEQFVAILLEKTEWNFTMFEEKA, via the coding sequence ATGTTAGATTCAGAAAAACAATCACAATATCAATTGTTAAATGAGGAACTCTCTTATTTACTTGAAGGTGAAAGCAACGTTCTTGCCAATCTTTCGAATGCTAGTGCCCTCCTAAAATCTCGCTTTCCGAATACTGTATTTGCAGGTTTTTATCTGTTTGATGGTAGTGAGTTGGTTTTAGGGCCTTTTCAGGGTGGCGTTTCTTGCATTCGCATTCCGCTTGGTAAAGGCGTGTGTGGAGAAGCTGCTGAGTTTCAAGAGACTGTTTTAGTTGGCGATGTGAGTACCTATCCAAACTACATTTCTTGTGATAGTATGGCCAAGAGTGAAATCGTAGTTCCTATGCTCGAGAATGGTCGATTGCTGGGTGTTTTAGACCTGGATTCTTCACTTATTGATGATTACAATGCTATTGATCGTGATTACTTGGAACAATTTGTCGCTATTTTGCTTGAGAAGACAGAATGGAACTTTACGATGTTTGAGGAGAAAGCCTAA